A genomic region of Arachis stenosperma cultivar V10309 chromosome 9, arast.V10309.gnm1.PFL2, whole genome shotgun sequence contains the following coding sequences:
- the LOC130950228 gene encoding protein FAR1-RELATED SEQUENCE 5-like, whose amino-acid sequence MAESQEEHVSSKGPPLCTSPCQNSLMVVDIVEPLVCVASNVSENLPDEPENLAGDVAGHDHKSNKATQLSDVTDVESEENELGDELPDHGNLQEDEIPRVGMRFAQLQMAHDFYVTYAKKAGFATKIRTTTFDKITKAPINQAIHCNRDGIRESRVKAPTRKNTISAAGCKARIYVKFDKAVQDWVLYKVDLTHSHPCSPRKAVHYHEYRQLTMHAKCVIEDNDEAGIRPNKTFLALSNEAGGPSNLGFSEKDVRNYITARLRNSNVNVDVREMMSYFMRMKDINPNFFYAVKLDEECKFKSAVWVDARCRASYEYYGDVVSIDSTYRTNRYVVVNIIGLHIKFICGPFNNPRLGYSTCMQWTML is encoded by the exons ATGGCAGAATCGCAAGAAGAACATGTTTCAAGCAAGGGTCCTCCTCTATGCACATCACCTTGCCAAAATTCATTAATGGTGGTCGATATAGTTGAACCGTTAGTTTGTGTAGCCTCTAACGTTTCAGAAAATTTACCAGACGAACCAGAAAATTTAGCCGGTGATGTCGCAGGCCACGATCACAAGTCGAACAAG GCCACACAGTTGTCGGATGTTACAGATGTTGAAAGTGAAGAGAATGAGCTTGGTGATGAG tTACCAGATCATGGTAATCTACAAGAAGACGAGATACCAAGAGTTGGAATGCGGTTTGCTCAGTTACAGATGGCGCATGACTTTTATGTGACCTATGCAAAGAAAGCTGGATTTGCAACTAAGATAAGGACGACAACATTTGACAAGATCACAAAGGCTCCCATTAATCAAGCTATACACTGTAATCGCGACGGGATCCGTGAGTCTCGTGTTAAAGCACCAACGCGAAAGAATACGATTTCAGCTGCTGGGTGCAAGGCAAGGATATATGTAAAGTTTGATAAAGCCGTGCAAGACTGGGTTTTGTACAAGGTTGACTTGACGCACTCACACCCCTGTTCACCGAGAAAGGCAGTGCACTACCATGAGTATAGGCAGCTGACCATGCATGCGAAGTGCGTGATCGAGGATAATGATGAGGCTGGGATTCGTCCAAATAAGACATTCCTTGCTTTGTCAAATGAGGCTGGTGGCCCCTCTAACTTGGGATTCTCAGAGAAGGATGTAAGAAACTATATAACAGCAAGGCTCCGCAATAGCAACGTGAATGTCGATGTCAGGGAGATGATGAGCTACTTCATGAGAATGAAGGACATCAATCCGAACTTCTTTTACGCGGTGAAGTTGGATGAGGAGTGTAAATTTAAGAGTGCAGTATGGGTTGATGCAAGGTGTAGGGCGTCGTATGAGTACTATGGAGACGTCGTGTCAATTGATAGCACGTACAGAACAAATAGGTACGTAGTAGTTAACATAATCGGCCTTCATATCAAGTTCATTTGTGGTCCATTCAACAATCCAAGGCTCGGGTACTCTACATGCATGCAATGGACCATGCTTTAA